The stretch of DNA ACCTGATTTCGGCGTTTATTAAAAGCGTGCGTGGCAGTGATCCGGATGCGGCGGTTTATTACCTAGCTCGTATGTTGGATGGCGGGGAAGATCCTATTTTTATCGCCCGCAGACTTATTATTCTTGCCTCGGAAGACATCGGAAATGCCGATCCACGCGGAATTTCCGTGGCGGTATCGGGACTGCAAGCTGTTGAAGCTATTGGTTTGCCTGAGGGGGCGATCACCTTGGCCCAAGTGACTACGTATTTGGCCTCGTGCCCAAAATCAAATGCGTCTTATATGTCTTTAAATAAAGCCAAAGCTTTGGTTGAAGAGACCCGCACTTTGCCAGTGCCATTGCATTTACGTTCTGCGAAGACTGCTTTAGCCAAAGACTTAGGATACGGTCGAGATTATAAATATCCCCACGATTATCCCACAGGGTGGACCGCGCAAAATTACCTGCCTGAAGAAATAAAAGATTCTGTTTTTTATGAGCCCACACAACGGGGCTTTGAGAAAAATATAAGAGATTATTTAAATTGGATGAAGGGGCAGAAGTAAATTAAGCCCCACTGACGGCGTTGCTGCGTCGGCGCTGTTTATTTAGATGGTTTTAGCGCAGACGCTGATGCAACCGTTCGGGCCGTGAGCAGCGTAAGAATGCTTAGTATTTGCCGGAATTTCCAAACGATCCCCCGGGCGCAGAGCAAACTGATTGCCTGAGATATTAAAGATCATCTCTCCTTCAATCACCACACGCACTTCGGCGAAGGGGTGACGCTTATCTTGGATTTTTGTGTGAGCCGCGCAAACTTCATCGAAGGGTTCAAGTCCTTCAGATTCTAAGATCATGTGAACTTGTTGTTTCGTTGGAACGATCGGTGCTTGCCATCTTGTGATAATCATAAACGTCTTTTCTTCTAAAAAATCCTTGAGTACTTGGGGTTCCTTGAGCTTCGTTATCTCAAATCGAAACGCGAAACTCAAGTCGCACTGCTTGCTTTCGCTGCCGCATCTCGTGATGAAACACTATCGCGAGAAAGTACTCAAATTGCGACAGGATAAGAGACCTGATTCTCAACATT from Bdellovibrio bacteriovorus encodes:
- a CDS encoding cupin domain-containing protein, producing the protein MIITRWQAPIVPTKQQVHMILESEGLEPFDEVCAAHTKIQDKRHPFAEVRVVIEGEMIFNISGNQFALRPGDRLEIPANTKHSYAAHGPNGCISVCAKTI